A window of Deltaproteobacteria bacterium genomic DNA:
AAAGAAAGAGGGGGCCCGCTGAATCGATTCCCACCCCGCCCTTCGGAGAAAACAAACTCTCTTTTGCCGCCGGCCGCCTGGGGAGCCCTATCCCCGTGAGGTTCCCTCACGCTGCTTCTCCCCCACGCATTCAATGCCCTGCGCCCCCTCTTCTCCGCCGCCCTTCGGCGGAGAAGAGGGGCGGCGCGGGTCGCTTTCCCCATTGACCCCGCGCCGGTCATGTGATATTTTTCCCCTGTTATGATGTTGAGTTACACCCTTGTCGAGCCGTGGCGGGAGTTCGCGGACGGTCATCCGCCCTGCGAGCCCGCCGGACTCGGTCCCAATCAGAGGCTCCTGCTCCTCTCCGACGGCTCGCTCACGCTCCACCTCGAAACGCTCTTCAGCGCCCCGGTCCGCGTGGAGCTCAAGCACAACGGCCCCTGCACGCTCGACGCCGCGCTGGCGCGCTACCTCGACGTGACACCCGGCGCCGAGTCGCTGGAGCGCGAGGTGTGGCTCACGGTCGAGGGCCGCAGGCTCGTCTACGCCCACTCGGTCATACCGCTGCGCTGCACGGAGCCGGAGCTTCTCGAGGCGCTGCGCCAGGGCGCCGAGCCCATAGGCAGGGTCCTCTCGGCGAGGAACACGCCGGTGGCCAAGGACAGGATAGAGGTAGGGCGCGTCATGTGCCCCAAGGCTGCAAGGGAGCTCGGCCTGGACGGGACCGCCGTCTTCGAGGCCAAGCGCTACAGGCTCGTAAACGGCCGGCCCGAGGGCGGATGGATCATAAAGGCGGCGCTGACCGAGATATTCAGCCCGGCGCTCATGGCCCAGCTCGACGACCTGGCGGCCGAGCGGGCCGGAGCCGACGGCGCACTGAGTCGATGAACGCCACGACGCCGGCCCTGAAAAAACTCTCGGCCATAGGCGGGCTCATAAGGATCGACAAGCAGTACGGCACGGCGCTGCTCCTTCTTCCCACGCTCTGGGGCCTCGTGATGGCCTCGGAGGGCAGGCCCTCGCTCAAGCATCTCTTGGTCTTCACGGTCGGATCGT
This region includes:
- a CDS encoding chorismate lyase; this translates as MMLSYTLVEPWREFADGHPPCEPAGLGPNQRLLLLSDGSLTLHLETLFSAPVRVELKHNGPCTLDAALARYLDVTPGAESLEREVWLTVEGRRLVYAHSVIPLRCTEPELLEALRQGAEPIGRVLSARNTPVAKDRIEVGRVMCPKAARELGLDGTAVFEAKRYRLVNGRPEGGWIIKAALTEIFSPALMAQLDDLAAERAGADGALSR